The window CTCAGCCGGGCGCCTGCAAGGTGACCGCCACGACCAGTGCCTGGAGCACGGGACTGACCGGCTCCGTGACGATCACCAACACCGGCACCACCCGCATCGACGGCTGGAAGCTGGGCTTCACCCTGCCGTCCGGGCAGAGCATCACCAACGGCTGGGGTGCCACGTACGCCCCGGCGAGCGGCGCGGTGACGGCCACCAACGCCGCGTACAACGGCACGATCGCGGCGAACGCGAGCGTCAGCATCGGATACCAGGCGAACCACACCGGGAACAGCGCGCGCCCCGGCACCTTCACCCTCAACGGAACGACCTGCAGCAGCAGTTGACGGCCGCCTCCCCATCCGACAGTTGCTGACGTCCCGTCATGTCCTGGTGGCCGGTGAAGAGTTACCGGCCACCGGGGCCCGTCTTCCGCTCCAGAAGTCCAGAAGGAGAAGCCGCGCCCGTGAAGCCGTCGACATCCGTGAAGCCGCCGTCCTCCGTGAAACCGCCGAGAGGGTCGACCTCGTCCAGAACGCCGTCGCCCGCCCACCTGATCACCACCTGCGTACTGGTCCTGGCCCTCCTCGTGACCGCGTCCGCGGTGGTGGCCCTCGCCAAGGGCCCACGGCCCGCGGACCGTGCCGCCGCTCCGGCCGCGTCCTCCGCCCGGCACTGGGTCAACACCTGGACCGCGATGCCGCAGCTCACCGAGCCCGGCAACATGCCGCCTCCGCCGTTCACCGAGGACCGTGCGGTCCTGGTCGACACGACGCTGCGACAGACCGTGCGCGTCTCGACCGGCGGCGGACGCATGCGGCTGCGGTTCTCCAACGCCTTCGGCGACACCCCGCTGCCTCTGACCGCGGTGACCGTGGCTCTCCCGCTCGACGGCCGGGCGGGTGTCAGCGCGGTCGAACCGGGCTCACTGCGGCGGGTGACCTTCGCCGGACGTGCGTCGGCGACCGTGCCCGTCGGGGCCCAACTCGTCTCCGACCCACTGGACTTCGGCCTGCGGCCGGGCTCGAACCTGACCGTGACCGCCTACCTCGCCGAGGGCCAGCCCTCCCGCGCGCTCACCTCGCACCCCGGATCGCGTACCACCTCGTACCTCCAGAAGGCCGACCACACCCGGGACCCGGACCTCCCACAGGCCACCGCCGTCAACCACTGGTACCTGCTCAGCGACGTCGAGGTGCTCTCCGGTCCCGACGCGGCGGCGGTCGCCGTCGTGGGCGACTCGCTGACCGACGGCCGCGGCTCCACCACCAACGGCAACGACCGGTGGACCGACCGCTTCCTGGACCGGCTGCGCGCGCACCCCGCGACCGACGAGGTCGCGGTCCTCAACCAGGCCGCCGGAGGCAACCGCGTCCTCAACGACGGCCTCGGCCCCAACGTCCTCGCCCGGCTCGACCGGGACGTCCTGTCCCGCAGCGGAGTCTCCTGGCTGGTCCTCTTCGAAGGGGTCAACGACGTCGGCACCGCCGCCGCCACACCCGCGGCCCAGCGCGACGTCACGGCCGCACTGATCGCCGCGTACGAACAGATCGTCGTCCGGGCGCACGCGCAGGGCATCCGCGTGTACGGGGCCACGCTGACCCCGTTCGGCGGCAACACGATGTACGACGATCCCGCCGGGCACCGCGAGGCGTCCCGGCAGGAGATCAACACCTGGATCCGTACGAGTGGACGGTTCGACGCGGTCGTCGACTTCGACCGTGCCGTACGCGACCCGCAGGACCCGCGGCGCCTGAGGCCCACGCTGCACGACGGGGACTGGCTGCACCTCAACCCCGAGGGCTACCGGACCCTGGCGGCAGCGGTGCCCCTGCGGCTCTTCCACGGCCGGGCGGGCTGACCGGGCCCGCTCGACGTCCGAAGGCCCGGACGCTCCGCCGATCCCGCACTCCGGTTTCCCGGCGTCCCGGCCTTCGGTTACGCGCGCTTCTCGGGGGTGTGCCCCTCGGTGTCCGGGTCCGGCGGTACCGGCAGCAGATCGTGCAGCTGCGTGTACCGCTGGGCGCAGGCAGTCTGCGCGATGGCCTGCGAGACGGCGTCGGCCAGCGGGCGTGTGGACTCGCTCACCAGGCGGCGGGCCTTGTCCGTGAGGGCCACCTCGATGCCGCGCCGGTCGCCGCACGCCGCGTTCTTGGTGATCAGCCCCGCGTGCTGCAGACAGGCCACCTGATAGGTCAGCCGTGTCTTCGGGCGGCCCAGCAGCTCGGCGATCCGGGTCATCCGCAGGGTGGCGCCGGGCTGGTCGGCCAGCAGGCACAGGACCAGGAACTCGTCGTGCGAAACGCCCATGACGTCCTTCACGCGGGACCGCAGCAGCTGCTCGATCGCCCCGGCCGCGGCCAACAGGCGCATCCAGGACCGCAGTTCGGCCGGCAGCAGCCCGGAGTCACCCGTCGGCTCGTGTTCGGGCTGGTCAGCAGGGTCGGAAGAGGCGGCCATAGTCACCCAGTCTACCCATTGTTCAAATTTGGATGATGGGCTAGCGTGTGGTCATCCAAATTTGGATTACTGAGTGCATCGCTCGCAACCACCAGGAGAAGTCCCATGACCGTTGCCGTGGAAACCGGACTGTGGCAGCTCGACCCCGCCCGCTCCACCGTCGCCATCAAGCACCGGACGATGTGGGGCATGGTCACGGTGAAGGGTGCCTTCGGCGGCGTCACCGGCGAGGGCGAGGTCCGGCCGGACGGCACCGCGCGCGGCACGATCACCGTGGACGCCGCGTCCCTGGACACCAAGAACGGCAAGCGGGACGAGCACCTGCGCGGCGGCGACTTCTTCGACGCCGAGCGGCACCCCTCGCTCGTCTTCGCCGTCCGCGACGCCGTGGTCCGCCAGGACGACACGGCCGAGATATCCGGTCAGCTGACCGTCCGCGGCATCAGCCGACCGCAGTCCGTCACCGCCCGGGTCACCGGAGCGAGCGCCGACGCGGTCACGCTCACCGCGGAGTTCACCGTGGACCGGGACCAGTTCGGCATGGGCTGGAACCAACTGGGCATGATCCGCGGCCTGACCACGGTCACGGCGACGCTCGGCTTCACGCGCACGCCCGCGTAGGAGGCCCGCGTAGGAGGGGCGACAGCGCACGGCACCCGCCGCCGGCAGACCGACCGGCTCCCGCGTCAGGGTGTCGGGCGCTTCCCACGCGTCCCCACCGCGGGGAGCAGGGCCGTGACCTCCCAGCCGGTGTCCGGGCGTGGCCCGGTGCGCAGTTCCCCGCCGAGCGCGGTGACGCGTTCGGTGAGGCCGACGATCCCGAAACCGCCGCCACGGGCCGCGTGCGGCATCTGCGTGCCGCCCCGGCCGTCGTCGCGCACCAGCACCCGCAGGGTGCCCTCCGCGTACGTCAGACGGACCGTGACCTCGGTGGCGTCGGCCGCGTGACGGCGTACGTTCGTCAGCGCCTCCTGGACGACCCGGTGCGCGGCGGCCTGCACCTCGTGGGGCAGGCTGCCGGGCACCGAGGGGTCGCGGTCCAGCAGTGCCCGGGGCCCGGCCGGACCGCCGAACCTCTCGACCAGGTCGGCGAGCGCCGCCAGGTCGCCCGCGGGGTGGAGACCGGCGGTCTCCGGCCCGGTGTTCGCCGGTCCGCCGCCATCCGGCCCGGCGCCGTTCGACCCGCCGCTCTCCGGTCCGGCGGTCGGGTGCGGGGCCTCGCGCAGGATGCCGACCGTACGGCGCATCGAGGCGAGGGCCTCGGTGGCGGCGTTCTGGATGCCCGCCAGGACCGGGTCCAGGTTCTCGGGCTCGGTGGTGACCATCATGCGGGCCACCTGGGTCTGGACGAGGATGCCGGTGACGTGGTGGGCGACGAAGTCGTGCAGGTCGGCGGCCATGGCGAGGCGTTCCGAGCGGCGGGTCTCGGTCACCGCGACCCCTCGCCGATGGTCCAGGGTCCGCAGGTAGCCGCCGAGCCCGGCCATGATGCCGACCAGCAGCAGAAGCACCAGCGTGGCCCCGAAGAGGCTCGAGGTGTCGTTCATCTTCAGGGCGTCCTGCACCATCCGCAGCGGCTGGACCACGACGGCCGCGCCGTCCAGTACGGCACACATGACCGCCCATTGCGGCGGGCAGTCGCGCACGGCCACCAGCAGCAGGCAGAGCAGGATCGCGATCTCGCCCGGTCCGAACCCGTCCATCCGGCCGCTCGGTGCGGCCACGGCGGTCAGCGCCAGGGAGACGCCCGCGGGCACGCCCGTACGCACCTGTGGGGTGAGCCACTCGGGACGGTGGCCGACCGGCCAGAGCAGGGCCGCGAGCCCCAGGGGAAGCACCACGAACAGCGGCCACACGGCGCTGTTCCCGGAGGCCGCGATCAGCAGGTCCACGAGGGCCAGCAGAACCAGGACGGTGACGCCGGCCGTCCGCAGGCAGCTCTGCCGGCGGGAACGGGGCGCGGTGGGGTCGTCGGTCGGACGCACGAGATTCACGCCGCTCACCGTACGGAGCGGGGGAGGGCGGGTGGATCGGCCGATCGGCTGACCCGGTGGCACACGTACCCCGGGGACAGTGGCCGTTCGGCCGAGGCGCCGGGGGCCGGGCGGAGGCGAGAGTCGAGGCATGTCGAACACCTCGACGCCAACCCCCGGCTCCAAGGAGAACCCCATGCAGCGCAGGCACATGATCGTCGTCGGTGCCACGGCCACCGTCCTCGTCGGCGCGGGCGCCGGAGTGACCTACGCGGTCAGCGGCACCCAGTCGACCACGGGACTGGACAAGTACTCCAGTGTGACCGTCGACGGCCACAAGGCACTCAGCGCCGACATCCTCCAGGGCCGTATCGAGTCCAAGTACCAGCCGCTGCCGTGGGTCGGCCGTGACATCGGCGCGGTGTCCTGCCCGAGCGGCCTGAAGGCGGTGGCCGGCGCGTCCGTCACCTGCACCGCGAAGACGCCGGACGGCAAGCGCGTGGAGATCCCGGTGCGTGCCGTCGAGGCGACCGGCACGTCGATCACCTGGAAGTTCGAACGCTGAGACGCGTCCTGACGCCCGGCGAAAAACCGCGAACCGCGAACCGCGAACCGGGCACGGCGAATTGAGAATCGAGAAGGGAACGGCACACGATCATGGGCACCGTCCTGTCCGGGCTCGGCCTGGTCAAGAAGTACGCGTCCGCCACGGCACTCGACGGAGTCGACGTCGAGGTCGGCGAGCGCGAGTCGCTGGCCATCATGGGCCCGTCCGGGTCCGGCAAGTCGACACTCCTGCACATCCTCGCCGGGATCATCCGCCCGGACGCCGGGCAGGTCCTGCTGCGGGGCGAGCGAAGCGAGATGGGGGTCCCCCCGGCCGAAGGCTGGGGGCGCATCGACACCTGGGGCGAGAACCGGCTCAGCGCGATGCGCAGGCGGCGGTTCGGCTTCGTCTTCCAGTTCGGCCAACTGCTGCCGGAGCTGCCTGCCGAGGAGAACATCGCCCTGCCGCTGATGCTGGAGGGCGTACCGCGCAAGCAGGCCGTCGCCCGGGCCCGGCGCTGGTTCGCCCCGCTCGGCCTGGACGGGCTGGAGCAGCGCCGCCCCGGACAGCTGTCCGGCGGGCAGGCCCAGCGGGTCGCCATCGCCCGCGCGCTGGCCGTCGAGCCGGACGTGGTCTTCGCCGACGAGCCGACCGGCGCGCTGGACCAGACCACCGGCGAGGAGGTCGTCCGGCTGCTCACCCGGGTCACCCGCGAACAGGGCGCGTCGCTGGTCATGGTCACGCACGACGCGGATGTCGCCGCCCACTGCGACCGGGTCCTCCAGGTCCGCGACGGCCGGGTCCTCGGGTTCAGCCAGTACACGGTGGCCCCCTGACCGAGAGCCCTGCCGTCCACCCCCGACCCGTACCACCGGAGCCCCGTATGCCCTCCCCCCTCTTGCCCCTGACCTGGCACCTCGCCCGCCGCTCCGGCCGCCGCGGACTGCAGTCCCATCTGCTGGCCGCCGGAGCCGCCGCCGTCAGCGCCCTGGTGCTGCTCGTCCTGCTCGCCGCGTGGTCCGGGGCCGGCACACGGGCCGACCGCACCGACTGGCGGACGCCGCAGCCCGACAGGAACGGGACCGCCGTCCAGACCCTGTCCACCACCTTCGTACGCGGCGAACCGGTCACCGTCGTCGACCTCGCCCAGCTGCCGGGCCGCGAGGCCACCCCCGCACCGCCCGGCGTGGCCGCCTTCCCGAAGCCGGGCCAGGTCTACCTCTCGCCCGCCCTCGCCGAGCTGGTGCACAGGCTGCCCCGCAACCAGCTCGCCGACCGGTTTCCCGAGCCCCGGGCGTACGGGACGGTCGGTGACGCCGGACTGGCCGCCCCCGGCGAACTCCTCGCCGTGATCGGCCGGGCTCCCTCCGACCCGGCGGTGTCCGAGGCCGCGGGTCAGCCGGTGATGGACTCCGGGCTCGCCGGCCGCGCGGTCGTCTCCGGCTTCTCCGGCACCACCCCAAGCGTGTTCACCGCACAGGACCGGTCCGGGGCGCTGATCGGCATCGGCCTGCTCGTCGTGCCGGTGATCGTGCTGGCCACCGCCGCCGGGCGGCTCGGCGCCGCCCGCCGCGAACAGCGCCTCGCCGCGCTGCGACTGGCCGGGGCGACACCCCGGCAGATCCTCGCGATGACCGGCGCCGAGGCGGCGGCCGTCGGCGCGGCGGGCGCGGCCACCGGCGCCCTCGCCTACGCGGCGCTGCTGCCCGCCCTGGCCGGCCTGCCGTTCGGTATCGGCACCTGGTTCGCCGCGGACCTGTGGGTCGGCGTGGCCGGGTCGGCCGCCGTGGTCGCCTCGGTGGCCTCGCTCACCGCACTCAGCGCCGTCAGCGCGCTGCGCGAGGTGGTGCGTTCACCTCTCGGTGTCGCCCAGCAGTCCGACCCGCGGCGCACCCGCATGATCCGCCTGGTCCTCTTCGCCGGCCTCGTGCTCTACGTCGTCGTCACGGCGCGGGACGGCGGCCTGAGGATCTCCCAGCAGGTCGCGCTGCTGATCCTCTTCTACGGGGCCTTCTGGATCGTCGGCCCGTGGGCGACCGACCGGATCGGCAGGGTGCTGGCCCGGTTCGCCCGCAGGCCTGCCACCCTGCTGGCCGCCCGCAGGCTCAGCGACGACCCGCGCGGAGCCTGGCGCACCGTCAGCGGCCTGGTCCTGGCGGGCTTCGTGGCCGGGTTCTTCTCCGTCGCGCACCTGAGCTTCGACACCTTCGAGCACCCGGACCAGGTCGCGGTCGCCGCCCCGGACGGGGCACATGGGCGGGCCGCCGTACGGGAGAGCGCGGACCGGGCCCGCGAACTGCTGAAGGACGCCGGGGTGCCTGCCACCGTCCAGGCCCTCACCGGGGATCGGTCCGACGGGTCACTGCTGTTGGGCGGCCCGGGCATCCTGGCCCGGATCTCCGGAAGCGACCCGGCCCGGCTCGATGCCGCCGCGACCGCGCTGGCGCCGCTGAACCCCGTCTCACCCCCATACACCGACAAGAGCCTCACCGCGGTGGACGATCTCGTGCAGGACCAGCTGCGGGATCTGAGCCTCGCGTCGATGGCGGTGAGCTTCCTCGTCGCCACCGCCTCAGCCGGTCTCACGGCCGCGGCGAACGTCCTGGACCGCCGCCGCGTCTACGGCCTGCTCCGGCTGGCCGGTACCCCGCTCCGGGTTCTGGACCGGGCCAGGGTCCGGGAGACCGTGGTCCCGCTCGTCCTCCTTGCCGGAACCATGACGGGGTGCGGTGTGTACGCGGCGGTGAAGCTGAACGAGGCCGGCGGCACCACGCTCGACGCGACCGGCGCGCTGCGACTGGGGCTCTGCGCCCTGCTCGGCGCGGCCGCGATGTTCACGGCGATCGGGGCCAGCCGCCCGCTGCTCCGCGCGGTCACCGACAACCCGTCCCAGCAGCCGGACTGACGCCCGACGCGTGCGCCGAGGGGGAGGCGGCCTCTGATCGCGCGGATCCGGCCCGGCACATGGCTGCCCGGCTCCGGCCCGGCTCATGACCTCCGGGCCCCCACCCCGCACCCCTCCCCACCCCCGCACCCCGCACCCCGCACCCCCAGCGGGGTACGCCCGAGCCCCGAGCGGGGTACGCCCGAGCCCTCCGCCCGGGCGCACCCCGCCCGGGCTTCTCTCCCGTTCCGTCCTTCACGTCAGGCAAGATGCGCCCATGACCGACCGCACCCCGATCCGTGTCCTGATCGCCGATGACCAGGACATGGTCCGTACGGGATTCCGCTTCTTCCTCGACGCGCAGCCCGACATCACGGTGGTCGCCGAGGCCTCCGACGGCGAGGAGGCCGTGACACTGGCCCGGCGGCTACGGCCCGACGTGTGCCTGCTGGACATCCGTATGCCGAAGCTGGACGGGCTGGAGGCCACCCGTCTGCTGGCGGGGCCGGGCGTCCGCGACCCGATGCGGGTCGTCGTGGTCACCACCTTCGACCTCGACGAGTACGTCTACGGCGCCCTGAACGGCGGCGCCTGCGGTTTTCTCCTCAAGGACTCCGGGCCGGTCCTCCTCGCCGAGGCCGTCCGGGCCGCTGCCGTCGGCGACTCGCTGGTGTCCCCGTCCGTCACCGTGCGTCTCCTCCAGCACGTCACGGCCACCCGGGCACCGGCGCCGTCACCCCTCGCGTCCGCTCCCGCCCACCCCCAGGAACCCTTGACCGAGAGGGAGTTGGACGTCGTGCGGCTGGTGGCCCTGGGGCACACCAACGCCGAGATCGCCGCGTCCCTGTTCGTCTCCCTCTCGACGGTGAAGACGCACCTCACCAGCGTCCAGCACAAGCTCCCGGCCCGGAACCGTGTGGAGATCGCCGCCTGGGCCTGGCGGACCGGCCACGCGGACGGCCGGACGTAGCGGACGGGAAGCACTCCCGGAGCCCTACATGTAAATGGGATCCATTTTCATGTAGCGTGTGCGTCGCTCACCCGGCCGGGGGAGCGACCGGACCAGGAGCGTGACATGACCGTCCCCGCGACCACTCAGAACCTTGACCGCGACGGGGGCGGCGACGAGGGCCCCGACCCCCGGCTCCCGGTGACCGTGCTCTCCGGGTTTCTCGGGGCGGGCAAGACCACCCTCCTCAACCACGTCCTCGGCAACCGCGAAGGGCTGCGCGTCGCCGTCATCGTCAACGACATGAGTGAGATCAACATCGACGCCGCGCTGGTCCGCGGCGGCGAGGCCGCTCTCTCGCGTACCGAGGAACGCCTGGTCGAGATGACCAACGGCTGCATCTGCTGCACCCTGCGCGACGACCTGCTGGAGGAGATCGACCGGCTGGCCCGCGAGGACCGCTTCGACCACCTGCTCATCGAGTCGAGCGGCATCTCGGAACCGCTGCCCGTCGCCGCCACCTTCGCCTTCCCGCGCGACGACGGGGCCACGCTCGGCGACCTGGCACGCCTCGACACCATGGTCACCGTGGTCGACGCCGTGAACTTCCTGCCGGAGCTCGCGGCAGGGGACGAGCTGGCCGAGCGCGGGCTCGCCCCGTTCGAGGACGACGAGCGGACCGTCAGTGATCTGCTCGTGGACCAGGTCGAGTTCGCCGACGTCATCGTCCTCAACAAGCTCGACCTCGTCGACACGGAGACCGCCGACGAGCTGCGGGCCGCGCTGACCCGCCTCAACCCGGTGGCCCGTGTCCTTTCGGCCACACTGGGCCGCGTGGACCTGACGGAGGTGCTCGGCACGGGACTGTTCGACCTGGAGCGGGCCCAGCAGGCGCCGGGCTGGGTCATGGAGCTCAACGGCGAACACGTGCCGGAGACCGAGGAGTACGGCATCTCCAGTACGGTCTTCCGTTCCGAACTGCCCTTCCATCCGGCCCGGTTGTGGACCTTCGTCACCGAGGAACTCGACAGCGGGGCCTTCGGCCGGGTCCTGCGTTCGAAGGGGTTCTTCCGGCTGGCCAGTCGTCCGTACGTGACCGGCCTGTGGTCGCAGGCCGGCTCCGTCGCCCGCTTCGAACCGTCGGCGGCCGAGGACCCCGAGGTCGTCCCGGGGCAGGAGCTGGTCTTCATCGGCGTCGGACTGCGCGCCGAGCCCCTGCGCGCGGCGCTGACGAAGTGCCTCCTGACCCAGGCCGAACGCCCGCCGTACGACGACCCGTTCCCCGCCTGGGACACCGCGGGCATCGACGACACCTGCGAACACGAGCATGCGGCCGCCTCCTGAGGGGTGAGGAGGGGGGCGAGGGGCCCACATCCCTCAGGAGCGGGCCGTCACCGCTCCAGCGAGCGGTCCGTCACCCGTGCCAGGTGCGTGGTGAAGACCTCACGGGCCTCCGGTGTCAGCGTCCGCAGCGCGACCGCAGCTGTGATGATCACGTCGCACAGCTCGGACCGGACGTCGTCCCAGGTGTGCGACGTGCCCTTGCGAGGGTTCTGCCCGGTGACGCCGATCACCGCCTCGGCGACCTCGCCGACCTCCTCCGAAAGCTTCAACATCCGCAGCAGAAGGGCCTCTTGAGGGGGTCGGGACGGCTGGGAGCGCACCAGCCAGTCCTGGAGGCGGTCGATGGACTCCCAGAGATCGTCGTCGCTCATGGCGATCAGCCTGTCATGAGTCACTGACAGGCCGGTCCGGTCCGGTCATGGCCACGGACCCGGGGCGGACCCAGGAGCTGCCGGCCGCCGGCCGCGTCCGCCCTACGAGCCGTACGCCACGCCCTCCTCGTCGAACAACTCCCCCTGCCGGCCCTCCTTCTCGTCGCGCACCCGCTTGTAGCGGGCGCCGACCACGGCCAGCGTCGCGGCGGCCGTCCCGGCGAGGGCGACCGGCACCATCCAGCCGCGGTCGACCCGGTGCCCGAGGACATGGTCCAGGGAAAGCCGTCCGGGGCCCGTGACGGCGAGGCCCGCCGCCGCGAGTCCGAGCGACGCCGCGTGCTCGTAGCCGCCGCTCTGGGCGAAGAAGCCGTTCGGCGCATGCACCGCGGAGGCTCCCGCCATCGCCCCCGCCGCGGCCGCTCCGGCCGCCGGGGTCGCGAGGCCCAGCGCGAGCAGAGTGCCGCCGCCCGCCTCCGCCAGGCCCGCCGCGGCAGCGCTCGCCCTGCCGGGCGCGTACCCCACGGACTCCATGAACTCGCCGGTGCCGGAGATTCCGCCACCGCCGAACCAGCCGAAGAGCTTCTGTGCCCCGTGCGCCGCGAGCACTCCGCCCGTACCGAAGCGGAGCAGCAGCAGTCCCAGATCACGTCGGTCGAAAGAGGTCACGGTTCGCGTCACTCCTCGCACATCCACACTCGAACGGTCGCTTCGGTCTCGTACGCGCCTGCCCACCGTCGCACCGAACACTCACCCGGGTCCCGGCCCGCGCCGCCGTTCGGGTGGCGGGGGCGCCGGGGCGGTGTGAGTCTGGCGGACATGACGATTCAGGTTGCCAAGCTGAGCCACCCCGCCGTCCGGGACTTCGTCAGCGCCGTGAACGCCCACGACCGCGACGCCTTCCGGGCCGCCCTCGCGCCCGGCGCGACGATGTCCGACGACGGCTCGGAGCGTGACCTCGACGACTGGACCGCGCGGGAGATCTTCGACTCGCACGGTCACATGGAGGTCGACAAGGAGGCGGACGGCGGCCTCGCCCTCCTCGCCCGCTACAGCAACGACGCCTGGGGCGAGATGCGGACGAGGTGGAGCTTCACGGTCGACGACGGCGGCAGGATCACCCACTTCGCGACCGGCCAGGCGTAGCCGGACCCCCGGAGCGACCGGGGGCAGGGAACTGCCGGAGCGGCCGGGCACAGCGGCCTTCCGGCAGATCCGCGCGGCGTCCGTGCCGCACCCTCCACGCCCGGCCCACCCGAGGAGCCAACTCGGCCCACCCGAGGAGCTACCCGCGGCCCACATAGGGCATCGCGGTGGCGAGCACCGTCGCGAACTGCACGTTCGCCTCCAGGGGCAGCTCCGCCATGTGCCGCACCGTGCGGGCCACGTCGGCGACGTCCATCACGGGCTCGGGCGCCGTCTCGCCGTTCGCCTGCAGCGCTCCCGTCTGCATGCGCTCGGTCATGTCGGTCGCCGCGTTGCCGATGTCGATCTGGCCGCAGGCGATCTTGTACGAACGGCCGTCCAGGGACAGTGACTTGGTCAGGCCGGTCAGCGCGTGCTTCGTCGCCGTGTACGCAGCCGAGTGCGGGCGGGGCGTGTGCGCCGAGATCGAGCCGTTGTTGATGATCCTTCCGCCCTGCGGATCCTGCTCCTTCATCTGCCGGAACGCCGCCTGCGCACACAGGAACGCCCCGTCGAGATTCGTGCCGACCACGTGACGCCAGGCGTCGTACGGCAGTTCCTCGAACGGCACGCCCCCGGGGCCGAACGTGCCCGCGTTGTTGAAGAGCAGGTCCAGCCGCCCGAAGCGGTCCCGCGTGGCGGCGAAGAGCGCGGCCACCTCCTCGGGCCGCGCCACATCGGTGCGCACACACAGGGACGTGCTGTCCTGCCCGGACGGCTCCCCGCCGAGGGCCGCCCGCGCGAGCTCCGCCGTCTCCTCCAGCCGCTCCGCGCGACGGCCGGCGAGCGCCACCGACCAGCCGGTCCGCAGTAGTTCGACAGCCACGGCACGGCCGATGCCCGAGCCCGCGCCTGTCACGATCGCGATCTTCGTCCGATTGGCGTTCATGGCCCCGCAGGGTACGGGAGCACGTCCGACGGTCCGACATTCAGTACTCATTCGTCCGACACCCGACTGTTGTGTCCGCGACAGTCCACAGTTGACCCTGACCACTCCAATAACTGGTACAACAACTGTCAGGGGAGAGCCAGATGACAGCCTCAGGTCACCGGCGAACGAACGAGCATGCTCCCGAACTGCGGGCCGCCGCCCGTCACTTCGGGCGCCGCCGCTTCCTCACCGTCACCGGCGCGGCCGCCGCGCTCGCCTTCGCCACGAACCTGCCGACCGCGGGTGTGGCGGGCGCCGCCGAGCTCGACGCGGCGAAGATCACCGAAAACCCCTTCACCCTCGGTGTCGCCTCCGGTGACCCGCAGGCCCACTCCGTGCTGCTGTGGACCAGGCTCGCGCCGACCCCGTACCAGGCCGACTCCGGCCTCCCGCCGGAACGCGTCCTCGTGCGCTGGGAGTTGGCCCGCGACGAGCGGTTCCGTCACGTGATCAGACGTGGCGCGGCCGTCGCCCACCCCGAGTTCCACCACTCCGTGCACGTCGAGGTCGGACACCTCGACTCCGACCGGGTCTTCTACTAC of the Streptomyces aurantiacus genome contains:
- a CDS encoding GTP-binding protein, whose product is MTVPATTQNLDRDGGGDEGPDPRLPVTVLSGFLGAGKTTLLNHVLGNREGLRVAVIVNDMSEINIDAALVRGGEAALSRTEERLVEMTNGCICCTLRDDLLEEIDRLAREDRFDHLLIESSGISEPLPVAATFAFPRDDGATLGDLARLDTMVTVVDAVNFLPELAAGDELAERGLAPFEDDERTVSDLLVDQVEFADVIVLNKLDLVDTETADELRAALTRLNPVARVLSATLGRVDLTEVLGTGLFDLERAQQAPGWVMELNGEHVPETEEYGISSTVFRSELPFHPARLWTFVTEELDSGAFGRVLRSKGFFRLASRPYVTGLWSQAGSVARFEPSAAEDPEVVPGQELVFIGVGLRAEPLRAALTKCLLTQAERPPYDDPFPAWDTAGIDDTCEHEHAAAS
- a CDS encoding MazG-like family protein, yielding MSDDDLWESIDRLQDWLVRSQPSRPPQEALLLRMLKLSEEVGEVAEAVIGVTGQNPRKGTSHTWDDVRSELCDVIITAAVALRTLTPEAREVFTTHLARVTDRSLER
- a CDS encoding DoxX family membrane protein is translated as MTSFDRRDLGLLLLRFGTGGVLAAHGAQKLFGWFGGGGISGTGEFMESVGYAPGRASAAAAGLAEAGGGTLLALGLATPAAGAAAAGAMAGASAVHAPNGFFAQSGGYEHAASLGLAAAGLAVTGPGRLSLDHVLGHRVDRGWMVPVALAGTAAATLAVVGARYKRVRDEKEGRQGELFDEEGVAYGS
- a CDS encoding nuclear transport factor 2 family protein, with protein sequence MTIQVAKLSHPAVRDFVSAVNAHDRDAFRAALAPGATMSDDGSERDLDDWTAREIFDSHGHMEVDKEADGGLALLARYSNDAWGEMRTRWSFTVDDGGRITHFATGQA
- a CDS encoding SDR family oxidoreductase; this translates as MNANRTKIAIVTGAGSGIGRAVAVELLRTGWSVALAGRRAERLEETAELARAALGGEPSGQDSTSLCVRTDVARPEEVAALFAATRDRFGRLDLLFNNAGTFGPGGVPFEELPYDAWRHVVGTNLDGAFLCAQAAFRQMKEQDPQGGRIINNGSISAHTPRPHSAAYTATKHALTGLTKSLSLDGRSYKIACGQIDIGNAATDMTERMQTGALQANGETAPEPVMDVADVARTVRHMAELPLEANVQFATVLATAMPYVGRG